A stretch of the Uranotaenia lowii strain MFRU-FL chromosome 3, ASM2978415v1, whole genome shotgun sequence genome encodes the following:
- the LOC129753829 gene encoding putative serine protease K12H4.7 encodes MIKQVLVLLVCGLAVANAMVREGWLDVRVDHFTPRNQETFPMRYYANDEHAYARGPIFIIVGSAGPVDVRYLSHGLFYDIAYLEGAYLFANEMRYFGHSLPVEDASTNNLDFLTIDQAMADLVDFVNYVKFDVVRNPQAKVILLGYGIGGVVASHFRQQFPHLSTGAWISSGPVHADFEFNGYMESLGNTIREFGGSECYGTIFSGFGVAQNLITLDRSELLTEMFHLCDTLDVDDRFDAIAFLLGLQQNIEFEMLHRSQTSATTQMCDVIEDDDFPNSLLALNNWFLAEHEYDTCVDLSFESYMAPLLETDFDHDALQSGLRQRLYLQCTSTGFFPTTDSRYQPFGDQIDSDFYVEVCRRAFGDWIDEDFIREQVDRTNRRFGGNTPITDRVHYTNGDIDPQHVAGILRDLDDDDMAVATLIANAFQAQDLESIDYEYDSPEMIEAKERTRTLIDIWIFEDAAPIHHEA; translated from the exons ATGATAAAACAGGTGCTAGTGTTATTGGTCTGCGGGTTGGCCGTTGCCAACGCCATGGTCCGGGAGGGATGGCTGGACGTTCGAGTGGATCATTTTACCCCCCGGAACCAGGAAACCTTCCCGATGCGCTACTACGCCAACGATGAGCACGCCTACGCCCGAGGTCCGATCTTCATCATCGTTGGATCAGCCGGTCCGGTCGATGTGCGGTACCTAAGCCATGGACTGTTCTATGACATCGCATACCTCGAGGGTGCCTATCTGTTCGCTAACGAGATGCGATACTTCGGACACAGCCTTCCGGTAGA GGATGCCTCCACGAACAATTTGGACTTCCTGACCATCGATCAAGCTATGGCTGATCTGGTTGACTTCGTGAACTACGTCAAGTTCGACGTCGTCCGAAACCCACAGGCCAAGGTCATCCTTCTGGGTTACGGTATCGGAGGTGTCGTGGCCAGCCATTTCCGACAGCAGTTCCCTCACCTGTCTACCGGAGCATGGATTTCCAGTGGTCCAGTTCATGCTGACTTCGAGTTTAATGGTTACATGGAGTCCCTCGGAAACACCATCCGCGAATTCGGTGGAAGCGAGTGCTACGGTACCATCTTCAGTGGTTTCGGAGTAGCCCAAAACTTGATCACCCTGGATCGGTCCGAACTACTAACGGAAATGTTCCACTTGTGCGACACCCTGGACGTAGACGACCGATTCGATGCCATCGCCTTCCTGCTTGGTCTCCAACAGAACATTGAATTCGAAATGTTGCACCGCAGCCAAACCAGTGCCACTACACAGATGTGTGACGTCATCGAAGATGACGATTTCCCCAACAGCTTGCTGGCCTTAAACAATTGGTTCCTCGCCGAACACGAATACGATACCTGCGTCGATCTGAGCTTTGAGTCCTACATGGCACCACTCCTGGAAACCGATTTCGACCACGATGCCCTCCAGAGTGGCCTTCGTCAGCGACTGTACCTGCAGTGCACCTCAACTGGATTCTTCCCAACAACAGACTCCCGCTATCAACCGTTCGGTGATCAGATCGATAGCGATTTCTACGTTGAAGTGTGTCGCCGTGCTTTCGGTGATTGGATCGATGAAGATTTCATTCGGGAGCAGGTCGATCGTACCAACCGCCGCTTCGGTGGCAACACTCCGATCACCGATCGTGTCCACTACACCAATGGAGACATCGATCCGCAGCATGTGGCCGGTATCCTCCGAGATTTGGACGATGATGATATGGCAGTGGCCACACTGATTGCCAATGCCTTCCAGGCGCAGGATCTCGAATCGATCGACTACGAGTACGATTCGCCTGAAATGATCGAGGCCAAGGAGCGAACCCGGACGCTGATCGATATTTGGATCTTCGAGGACGCTGCTCCGATCCATCACGAAGCTTAG